atatgattcTCTTTATCACAATTcctttttgggttttagatgcttcttcttttttattttttaggcattTTCATGCATGATGTTGTTCTCCTAAACTTGGTAATCTTTAACTATGTTGTTAATGATGaagctaaaatttttgtttagggGGAGGGGGATTATGCTAAAAATACACCAATAAAGATAAActcaaaatgcaatttttttacaTGTGTCTGTGTGTCTATATTTATCTTGTTACACTACtcaataatttgttattaaattcaCTTTGAAATTCCACCATTGGATTGTATATTTCATGTGTTCTTAATatacatgccaattttcatgtcaattagatGTCATCTACCATtcgattcataaacttattttttatgcattattttaaactacaaaagtttaaatttaaacaattgattgataacatgattattaatctttgatcaccttgaaattttttatgcattatatatatatggtttggattcaagttatacttgatgtaactttaagcaatattacaccacttAATGTTTTTTAATTGGATATGAATTTAAACAAATCTACCCTTAAATTACATCATCTTcgtatattctccatacttgcaaaatttcaaaatgatcaaagattaatagccatgtcatcaatcaattgtttaaatttaagtttttgtagtttaaaataatacataaaaaataagtttatgaatcgaatagtaaataacattcaattgacATAAAAATGGGCAtacatattaagaacatatagaacatgtgatTCAACgataagatttttaaaatataaattctataacaagttattgagtGGTATATTATAACTTTAAGTAATAATACACTACCCAAAAACTTATcaccttcctttttttttctttatgaataTTATAAACTCTAATTAGTATATAAAAATGTCTAGTTTTCTATAGATATGTGCGAAAAATAATATAGCATCTCTCATTAAATTTATGCTTGgtgatgttttttttataaaataaaaatcataaaatcatCCATTATCATATGCTAAGGAAGTTctcatcaattttattttaatatttttaaatttccatattcaaaatactaacaaacaaaatcacctgcattttaagaaaagttttaaaaaacctTCCTTATTCTTCCAGCCATATTATGTGCAACACTATATCTGTTCCATTTAATTATTCCTTTTAAGTACTATAACAAATTAGAAGTTTGAACTCGTTTAATTTAGAAGTCTCAATCAAATGTAgacaaataattgaaaattaattatatatatatatatatatatattacaattctTTATGTTACGGATTCATATCTTGAACTCATTACTCATATACAAATAAACAAGAAGTACATCGTTTGAAACCAGTTCTCTTTTAtaagtttatttaaaaaaagcaGACAGTGtttgttgttaaaaaaaaaaaaagcggaGGCATATCATGCTTCGATTTATTATATAACCTCTCACAATGTATGGATCCCAAATATGGTGTGAAAGCGTGTGCATATAATGTATACATTACATTATCTAGATAATTGTGCAAGaggtcttttttctttttctattttttaatagataatcATATGCAAGAAATTCGTGTAATCGGAAGTTCTCACGAATACAtacataaaagaatgaagaGACCTTGTTATCTTCCTAaacccaattattattattcttttttatgaatAGCCTAAACTCTGATTAGTATATAAAAATGTCTAGTTTTCTATGATATGTgcaaaaaatatccaaataaataaacatccCCCATTAAAGTTATGCTCGAtgattatttttcataaaataaaattcttccaTCATCATATGCAAATGAAGCTCtcatcaattttaatttaatgtttttaaatttcCCAATTTAAAAATTCTAACAAACAAAATCACCATTATTTAAAGTTAGTGTTTTAAAAAATCTCCCTTCTATTTCTATTGGTATTATATAACATTATATCtctcatatttgattattcCTTTAAGCACTACAAAGAATTTAGCAGTTTCAGTCTCAATCAAATGTTgacaaacaattaaaaaaactatatatatatatatatatatatatataaaatgtattatGTTACACATCCATAAATTGAACTCattactcataaaaaaatagataagaagCATATCATTCagaacctttttcttttataaaaaaaaaaaaacaaagaagaaaaatatagttttcgtttaaaaaaatatttatttttttgaagggaAGCCAGTTCATAGGGTAAGAGCTCAAAActtttataaacatatatataataaaaaatttattcaaaattatgGGGAACACCCCATCCTAAGATAAGGTATctcattttttggatttatcATCTAACCTCTCATAACATATGCAACCTACATATGATGTGAAAAATGGTGAATCTACTGTATGCGTGAGATATTATGCCCATATGccaaatagcaaaaaaaaaaaagatctttttcttttttttctttctttgataggTAACAATGTGCATAGAGTTTTGTAATCATCTAAAGTAAGTGATGTTATTGACTATTGTCTCCTATTGAAGACATGATTTGCCTTCCGAAGCTTTTCTAACCTTTCTTACCTTTTTAACCCTTCATCAATCTTTGACCTCTCATAACGTATGCATCCCACACGCAGTGTGAAAAATAGTGCATATAATGTATGCTTCATATAATTATGCATGATATGCCATAgaggtctttttctttttctttttgtgatagGTCATCATATGCCATAGAGTCTTGTAATCATCTAAACTAAGTGATACTACTATCTCCTAGTGAAGACATGTTTTGCCTTCTAATGTTTTCTAACCTTTCTTAAGGTCCCTTTCTTATCGTTTTAACCCATCAACAACCTCTGACCTCTCATAACGTATGCAACCCGCATGCGGCATGAAAAATGGTGTACATACTGTATGCATGAGATATCTATGCACCATATGCCAAATtggtccttttctttttcttttttttgataggtaacgATGTGTTGTAGAGTTTTGTAATCATCTAAAGTGAGTGACACCCTAGTGAAGACATGATGTATGCTTGAGATAATTATGCACGATATGCCATAgagtactttttctttttctttttttgtgatagGTCACCATATGTCATAGAGTTTTGTAATTATCTAAAGTAAGTGACACTACTATCTCCTAGTGAAGACATGATTTTCCTTCTAATACTTTTCTAACCTTTCTTAAGGTCCgttttttgcccttttttttttttgatagataacaATATGCCATAGAGTTGTAATCATCTAAAGGAAGTGACACTATTGTTTCCTAGTGAAGACACGATTTTTCTTCCAATGCTTTTCTaacctttcttcttcctttcgtACCCTTTTAACCCTTGTATGTTGATTAATGAGTTCACTCAGTTGTATTGTACAAAGTACAAAGTTCCTGTGGTTGTGGATCAAATACCACCTGGATATAACTACTTTTCTAATTGAACTGGCCTGATTGCGTGGAGTTTGTTGACACACCcatattttttgtcaataaaatCAGGCATCTGAGTTTTTAATAGATAATGTGTGACTTGAAAAATACGGTTGGATGAGTAATGCAGCCGATTTACCCcttcaatttttatcaatttcttattacaaaattttaaggacCTAAAATGTTGGGAAATAGAAATGTTAGCACAAGAACGAGAAAGAATTGGATCTTTTGATAACTAGGTAAAGATCAGAAGCAACACTGGTTGTTTCCTTGCGTACTTCTTATTTATTAACACCAACTCCCAAGTTAACTATGTCGTCTTGctaatttagttatttattaagGTTCCAAATACCAAATGAATTTATGGTTGGAATTTTATAGCACTTCCATGTTTTTGGTGAAGGCATCTATTTCTTTAAACAAAGAGAGATGAGAAAGAGTTACCCTCAAGGACAAAAGTGGCCAGCTCTTAAGGGGTCAAGGAATCctttaaaacttttattttcagACTCTTTTGGCTTACATATAAAAAAACCCCAATAAGAGATGACTCTGgctgcaaaaaaaaattgaaaaacagaAGGCATTAAAGCAATTTTGTCAACAAGTTTGCCCCACGTCTGGTTCTTTCCTGTGATGTTTCTCAAAGACATGACCTTTTCCATTGTCTCAACAAGAAAGCTGGCCAGTTTATAATTACAACCTTCCATGTTTTTTTAGTGATCAACTCAAAATGCTTTCCATCCAATCATTTATCTCCCCCCATGAACAACATCCTCCTCTTTTTAAATGTCTGAATGACCTGGCAGCATCTTTGCCTGGACTATAAGCTCCTTTTTAAGCAACACTTTTATAGCTGACTTGCAAAGTTTCGAGGGTgttcctaacttttttttttttcttggtaagTGAAGCTTGTAAAATGGGAAGGCAACCTTGTTGTGATAAGGTTGGATTGAAGAGAGGTCCATGGACAATTGAAGAAGATCACAAGCTCATGAACTTCATCCTCAACAATGGTATCCATTGCTGGCGAATGGTTCCGAAGCTTGCAGGTATCCTTGGAATCATGATACCTCTCTTATAGTCTTCCCTCTCCTCTCATTCTCAAACCTTTAGTTTATCTGTGTTTAGTGTATTATTAACACAATACAATATGTATGGTAATGAAGGTTTGCTCAGATGTGGGAAAAGTTGCAGATTAAGATGGATTAATTATCTAAGGCCTGATCTTAAGAGAGGTGGTTTTACAGAAACGgaagaaaatcaaattattcAACTCCATTCACGTCTTGGTAACAGGTATTACATGCCTTTCTTTATTTGCTTTCGTTCAAAATAATCGCCAGATATATAGCAGCATTGTTAAGGCTAAAATGCGATGGTCAAATATCAATTTGAAAGCAATGTTATAGGATGCTGACTGAGTTGCTGTAAGTTGGTTGTTTCTTCTCCTAACACAATCACCAACTTATGCAGGTGGTCAAAGATTGCTGCACACTTTCCTGGACGCACAGACAATGAAATCAAGAACCACTGGAATACGCGAATTAAGAAGAGGTTAAAGCTCCTTGGCTTAGACCCTGTGACACACAAGCCTCTTGAGCAAAATGAAAATAGTGGTGATGATAAAGATGAGATAACATTAGAgtcaaattcatcaaaagaaCAAGAGGAAAGACAGCCGGAGGTTAAGTCCATAGACGAGGACAATGATGCCAAGCAAGATTTTGTATCAACAGAGGAGATAAGGAATGAAGTTGAATTAACCTTGGATGAAACAAATGATCTTTTAAACAATTATGATATCTGGTGTGGAAGTTTGGATTTGGGATCATGGATGAACCAAGAAACCAACACCAATACATCCTACAGTTCTACTTCATTTTCTCTGGAAAACTCAAGTAACCCTTCCATGGGTGAATCTCCCTCTCTACAATGGGTTGAAAGTGTGGATTCCATGCTTTCTTGGGATGGCTTTAATCATCTGGAACAAGAcctttttttcttggaaaatagcCAATGAACATACTCTCATCTGTCTCCCAAgtttctttggtttctttttgaATGAAAAGTGTCTTTTAGTTTCATTAACACTGGagtaataaatttgtttaaaaagtTAGTGTGAAAACGATTGTGATTGACTATCTTCAAGTAAGAAACTCCCTAGTCCTTTCCATTTCTTCCTTGGCCTTCTTGTTGTGTTCAATACTTGGaactaattataatttattatgatgGTGTCATGTTCATCCATatttgatcattgtaatttctTGCTTTCACTGTTGGGATTGGTCAGCTCGTCTAAACCAAAACCAGTGGGGCTTAAAGCCCTGATCTATGTCCCCTCGTGTTGATGGAGTAgctctttttttgtttcctttgtaATTGTAAAATCTTCCCCTGGACTCATACATCATTATGAAGTGTCCAAGGTTACTTCTTGATATTCTTCATATTTGTAGTCCTTTTATTCTCCTATTAAATGTGACATCATAATAAGGACAGCCAAAGGAAACCATAAATTGCTAGATGACCATGAGTGTCTGCCAAGCTCAAGCTTCATTTAATCATTCTAGGATATATTATTTAAGCtttctgatttttattgagCTTTGTGTTGGGACTGATTGCAATAAAATATATGGAATTGTTAAagcttttttgaaattttatattcatttgGGCCAGGGTTATTGGAGGTAGGTCGTGCTAAGCACTGAAAATGAAGTGGAACCTTATTAGCACTCTTGTTTATCTAGTGCATGCACCTATAGATAAATATATAGGGCAAAGAATCCGACATGGAATCCCATATATGATCTCCTCCTACCAAAGTTTGTGTCTCATTCCGGAACTACCGAAGGCATGGTCTCCTAAAACCTATCTTTTAGACTAAACTAGGGCCAGTTCATTGATTTTGTGGTTGAGATGGCCATTAAGCCCAACTCATTAGAAAATAGTTCAAGAAATTAAGTAAATAGGATAGGGTTATTTGTAGCTTAAACTataacattaaataaataaataaaggtcgTAATCAATGCACAAAACTCTCACTTTTACAGAGTCTGTAAAAAGTTATGGTAAACAGttttatctttaatttattgaaaaaattaatttccagACTCGAACGGTGACTTATCGCTTTTTTAGTAAAAGACATTTGTCATCACATCAAGGTTTGACCTCTATaaagtcattaatttataaTGTCCAGCCTAATGCAATATTGATTTGCATTATGCATCCCAACATTCAAAATGGTGTAAAATTAGAAAAGTGGGATGGGATGGCCATTACAAACTAACATATACCATGTTAAGTTTGAGAAATTAGTGCATCCTACTATGTGACTTGCacatta
This genomic stretch from Castanea sativa cultivar Marrone di Chiusa Pesio chromosome 1, ASM4071231v1 harbors:
- the LOC142622687 gene encoding myb-related protein 315, producing the protein MGRQPCCDKVGLKRGPWTIEEDHKLMNFILNNGIHCWRMVPKLAGLLRCGKSCRLRWINYLRPDLKRGGFTETEENQIIQLHSRLGNRWSKIAAHFPGRTDNEIKNHWNTRIKKRLKLLGLDPVTHKPLEQNENSGDDKDEITLESNSSKEQEERQPEVKSIDEDNDAKQDFVSTEEIRNEVELTLDETNDLLNNYDIWCGSLDLGSWMNQETNTNTSYSSTSFSLENSSNPSMGESPSLQWVESVDSMLSWDGFNHLEQDLFFLENSQ